In one window of Bdellovibrio bacteriovorus W DNA:
- a CDS encoding ABC transporter permease/ATP-binding protein (COG1132 ABC-type multidrug transport system, ATPase and permease components): protein MKPLFSEVVFTRFHARLLILFSSFLAAALGLLGPFFQKEFVDHLTGTPSQFEFIKTDTPLIFVLGAFLTILLSQAFGQLTTYLAVREALYMQKVFAKRLYEKTLHLKVDTMSGRPIGEIVALYATDVQGATVFLDQTLPAGASTLFPLILAPFAISALFDIPLWPTITVMFVIIFINSGMAFRQSRFFFRFKQLAAERVGLVNEWIQNIRTIRILGWIRHFEKNIFRTRVVETQNRVSMVTNGQIMNAVASSITFILNVVALSTLVFYSNQPITSGGLLALLWIVGVFLTRPFRQMPWFFTFAFDSWTSLKRLENFLRTENNQTHEQEIPESLKNPLPMEEMALSVRNLNLTVSKRRILSNISFDIQRGEFLAVVGEVGSGKSMLLLSLLRETGAQFDQYYIGAKNALDSNLDEVRAQFAYVPQEGFIMSASLRENVAFLYDIDPERDPVISESLKLAQFDLSTERVENGLNTEIGERGVNLSGGQRQRVGLARVHFHNAPIMLLDDCLSAVDVDTEQKLFEQLLMGAWKERTRVLVTHRLSVLHRVDRILFMEEGQIVDTGTYEELLGRNAKFREYTTSVAKEATEKQKEVSHE from the coding sequence ATGAAGCCACTGTTTTCGGAAGTTGTGTTCACTCGCTTCCATGCACGATTGTTAATTTTATTTTCCTCATTTTTAGCGGCAGCCCTAGGTCTTCTTGGCCCCTTTTTTCAAAAGGAATTTGTCGATCATCTGACAGGCACTCCCTCCCAGTTTGAGTTTATCAAGACAGACACTCCGCTTATTTTTGTTCTCGGTGCTTTTTTAACAATTTTGCTTTCTCAAGCCTTCGGTCAACTGACAACCTACTTGGCCGTTCGCGAAGCTCTCTATATGCAAAAAGTCTTTGCTAAAAGACTTTACGAAAAAACACTTCATCTAAAAGTAGATACAATGAGTGGTCGCCCCATCGGAGAGATTGTCGCCCTTTACGCGACGGACGTTCAAGGCGCTACGGTCTTCTTAGATCAAACGCTGCCAGCCGGTGCTTCGACACTCTTTCCTTTAATCCTAGCTCCCTTTGCCATTTCTGCTCTTTTTGACATTCCGCTTTGGCCCACAATCACAGTGATGTTTGTGATTATTTTTATCAACTCTGGAATGGCCTTCCGTCAGTCCCGCTTCTTCTTCCGCTTTAAGCAACTCGCAGCAGAACGTGTGGGGTTGGTGAATGAGTGGATTCAAAATATTCGCACAATTCGTATTTTAGGATGGATTCGTCACTTTGAAAAAAATATTTTCAGAACTCGCGTCGTCGAAACTCAAAACCGTGTTTCGATGGTGACGAATGGTCAGATCATGAATGCCGTTGCCTCATCCATCACTTTCATTTTAAACGTTGTCGCTCTTAGCACTTTGGTTTTCTATTCTAACCAACCTATTACCAGTGGCGGTCTCTTAGCACTTCTTTGGATTGTCGGAGTTTTCCTAACTCGTCCTTTCCGTCAAATGCCGTGGTTCTTTACTTTTGCTTTCGACTCATGGACTTCACTGAAACGCTTGGAAAACTTCTTACGTACCGAGAACAATCAAACCCATGAGCAAGAAATACCCGAAAGCCTTAAGAACCCTCTTCCGATGGAAGAGATGGCCCTATCGGTTAGAAATCTCAATCTCACCGTCTCTAAACGTCGCATTCTCAGCAATATCAGTTTTGATATTCAGCGGGGTGAGTTCTTAGCCGTGGTCGGAGAAGTGGGCTCTGGCAAGTCCATGCTCTTGCTTTCACTTTTGCGTGAAACAGGGGCGCAGTTTGATCAGTACTATATCGGTGCTAAGAATGCTCTAGACAGCAATCTAGATGAGGTGCGCGCACAGTTTGCCTATGTGCCTCAAGAGGGGTTTATCATGAGTGCCTCTTTGCGTGAAAACGTGGCCTTTCTTTATGATATCGATCCAGAAAGAGATCCGGTCATTTCTGAATCTCTCAAGCTTGCCCAATTTGATCTTAGCACAGAACGTGTTGAAAACGGTTTGAACACGGAAATTGGTGAACGCGGTGTGAACCTCTCCGGAGGGCAACGACAACGCGTGGGACTTGCACGAGTTCACTTCCACAATGCCCCGATCATGCTTCTTGATGATTGCCTGAGCGCTGTGGACGTCGATACAGAGCAAAAGCTTTTTGAACAACTTCTGATGGGAGCATGGAAAGAACGTACACGGGTCCTCGTCACTCACCGACTCAGTGTTCTTCACCGTGTCGATCGCATTCTCTTTATGGAAGAAGGACAAATCGTTGACACTGGAACCTATGAAGAACTCTTAGGTCGTAATGCCAAGTTCCGCGAATACACGACAAGTGTTGCAAAAGAAGCGACTGAAAAACAAAAAGAGGTCAGCCATGAGTAA
- a CDS encoding putative serine protease (COG5640 Secreted trypsin-like serine protease): protein MIKKLSLLALSSLIVSACSENPNNQVQLNDQQTGVIGGTKVSSSDRIAKTTVGLYDAKSSSLCSGTIIAPQLILTAAHCVDEKSDQLVVVFAQDFDQIKKNKNVARKTIKAIQHKDYNPKATEDTYDVALVRFEGSLPAGFAVAPLLTNFKNVTKNSNVTVAGYGLNWSWGVKTGAGTLRTTQLKVSRPLYGKTEIMLDQSLRRGICSGDSGGPMYVEVNGQLHLAGVASRGDSLPTRLTPDCFILSVFSRVDSHLDWIKRTSEVLMSIK, encoded by the coding sequence ATGATTAAAAAATTATCTCTTCTGGCTCTTTCTTCATTGATCGTTTCTGCGTGTTCAGAAAATCCGAACAATCAAGTTCAGTTAAACGATCAGCAAACGGGTGTGATTGGTGGAACGAAAGTTAGTTCTAGCGATCGCATTGCAAAAACGACTGTGGGTCTTTATGACGCAAAAAGTTCGTCTCTTTGCTCTGGTACAATCATTGCGCCGCAATTGATTCTTACTGCTGCACACTGTGTGGATGAAAAGTCGGATCAACTTGTAGTTGTCTTTGCTCAAGATTTTGATCAAATCAAAAAAAATAAAAACGTAGCAAGAAAAACTATCAAAGCGATTCAGCACAAAGATTACAATCCAAAAGCAACTGAAGATACTTATGACGTTGCTCTTGTAAGATTCGAAGGGTCTCTTCCTGCGGGCTTTGCCGTAGCTCCTCTCTTAACAAACTTCAAAAATGTTACTAAGAATTCAAACGTAACTGTAGCTGGTTATGGTTTGAACTGGTCATGGGGTGTAAAAACAGGTGCTGGCACATTGAGAACAACTCAATTAAAAGTTAGCCGTCCTCTCTATGGAAAAACTGAAATCATGTTAGACCAATCACTACGCAGAGGTATTTGCAGTGGTGACTCTGGTGGTCCAATGTATGTTGAAGTAAATGGTCAACTTCATTTAGCAGGTGTTGCTAGCCGTGGTGACTCTCTTCCAACTCGTTTGACTCCAGATTGCTTTATTCTTTCTGTGTTTTCACGCGTAGACTCTCATCTTGATTGGATTAAGAGAACTTCTGAAGTTTTGATGTCTATCAAGTAG
- a CDS encoding GTP cyclohydrolase I (COG0302 GTP cyclohydrolase I): protein MAKITKKTLKKTTTVVAKKKTVIRGSKKTSQNATQKATINMATVMSSTEGTVSAKDILKNVRPTPTINNGLSSDEKIEKIAAKFQDILEILGMDLTDDSLVNTPLRIAKMYVNEVFEGLDPAKFPKMTVIDNKMHYDQMIVVQNINCLSFCEHHFLPIDGYATVAYIPNKKVIGLSKINRIVQYFSRRPQVQERLTKQIVDCLQYVLGTEHVAVHINAKHYCVMMRGIEDAHSTTSTADLRGDFKELQSTREEFLQHCRVRI from the coding sequence ATGGCGAAAATTACTAAAAAAACTCTGAAAAAAACTACTACAGTCGTTGCGAAGAAAAAAACGGTCATCCGCGGCAGCAAGAAGACTTCCCAGAATGCCACGCAAAAAGCGACTATCAATATGGCAACGGTGATGTCTTCTACAGAGGGCACTGTTTCTGCAAAAGATATTTTGAAGAATGTTCGTCCCACTCCGACGATCAATAATGGTCTTAGCAGTGATGAAAAAATTGAAAAAATCGCTGCGAAATTTCAGGACATTCTTGAAATTCTAGGTATGGATTTAACGGACGACTCTTTAGTGAATACGCCGCTTCGTATTGCTAAAATGTATGTCAACGAAGTCTTTGAAGGATTAGATCCAGCAAAGTTTCCTAAAATGACAGTGATTGATAATAAAATGCACTACGATCAAATGATCGTGGTACAAAACATTAACTGTCTTTCATTTTGTGAACATCACTTCTTACCAATTGATGGGTATGCTACGGTTGCCTACATCCCGAATAAGAAGGTCATTGGTCTTTCAAAGATTAATCGCATCGTGCAATACTTTTCACGTCGCCCTCAGGTGCAGGAGCGCCTTACTAAGCAAATCGTGGACTGCTTGCAATATGTTTTAGGAACAGAGCATGTGGCAGTTCATATCAATGCCAAACACTATTGCGTGATGATGAGAGGGATTGAGGACGCTCACAGTACGACTTCGACAGCGGACCTACGTGGCGACTTTAAAGAGCTTCAGTCGACTCGTGAAGAGTTCCTGCAGCACTGCCGTGTAAGAATCTAA
- a CDS encoding amine oxidase, flavin-containing protein (COG1231 Monoamine oxidase), with amino-acid sequence MSQKHISRRQFLQSSVLGAGAMALSSCTTLDGLFMGDSHDLTQEVVILGAGAAGLAAAFELKKRKIPFRIFEASSRIGGRVQTVNFASDGSLTAELGAEFIERDHVNVFNLAKELNLSLVEVKAGARLEPQVFNYGGRNYFIKDLAAHLKTLQAPLQRVRADLFRNQDVMLSVQNANQYERSVYYDSLSLKDLLLSWNQEVHPLVLNVLESQAMSRFGVDAKEQSALQFLSTIDAEGTSLLSGRPIYRMNSGLSELTQTLAARVEGVIPDRILKTNSPLIEIREDRGVFYLKFQTAGRNEVYKAKNIICTLPFSKLREVKGWDDLEISATKKQCIRSLAYAPQTKGALSFKNKFWLERKNIPANLGNFTGDFLSQKFWESGRQQSSEVGLMSFLRSGQSGLLAGANAPQEALNDLKLFYLPLASYENAQFINWSTRKWAKGSMAYYKPSQYMKLKGIAAETEYDGYLQFAGEHTSLRYAGTLEGAISSGLRAARQVKV; translated from the coding sequence ATGTCTCAGAAACACATCTCGCGTCGCCAATTTCTGCAATCATCAGTTCTCGGAGCTGGAGCTATGGCTCTATCAAGTTGTACAACTCTTGATGGCCTCTTTATGGGGGACAGTCATGATTTAACGCAAGAGGTGGTAATTCTAGGAGCGGGGGCTGCGGGGCTAGCAGCTGCTTTTGAGCTCAAAAAGAGGAAGATTCCTTTTCGCATCTTTGAGGCCTCGTCGCGCATAGGCGGCCGCGTGCAAACGGTGAATTTTGCATCCGATGGAAGCCTAACGGCAGAGTTAGGGGCAGAGTTTATTGAGCGCGATCATGTGAATGTTTTTAATTTGGCTAAAGAGCTTAATCTCTCTTTGGTTGAGGTAAAAGCAGGGGCGAGACTAGAGCCTCAGGTGTTTAATTACGGGGGCCGAAATTATTTTATTAAAGACTTAGCAGCTCACCTTAAAACTCTTCAGGCTCCGTTGCAGAGAGTGCGTGCCGACTTATTTCGCAATCAAGATGTGATGCTGAGTGTGCAAAATGCGAATCAGTACGAACGCTCCGTCTACTATGACTCCCTGTCTTTAAAAGATCTTTTGCTTTCGTGGAACCAAGAAGTTCATCCTCTAGTTCTGAATGTTTTGGAATCTCAAGCCATGTCACGCTTTGGTGTTGATGCAAAAGAGCAGTCGGCATTGCAGTTTCTTTCTACAATTGATGCTGAGGGTACGAGCCTACTTTCAGGGCGCCCCATCTATCGCATGAACTCGGGTCTTTCGGAGCTGACGCAAACTCTCGCAGCTCGCGTTGAGGGAGTGATCCCTGATCGCATTCTAAAAACAAACTCTCCTCTTATAGAAATTCGCGAAGATCGCGGAGTTTTTTATTTGAAGTTCCAAACAGCGGGACGCAATGAGGTTTATAAAGCTAAGAACATCATCTGCACTTTGCCATTTTCAAAACTGCGTGAAGTAAAGGGATGGGATGACTTAGAAATTTCTGCAACGAAGAAGCAGTGTATTCGCAGTCTTGCTTATGCTCCTCAAACTAAAGGTGCCTTGTCGTTTAAGAATAAGTTCTGGTTAGAGCGCAAAAACATTCCCGCGAATTTAGGGAATTTTACCGGAGACTTCCTCTCTCAAAAGTTCTGGGAGTCGGGACGTCAGCAAAGTTCTGAAGTTGGTTTGATGAGCTTTTTGCGTTCAGGGCAATCTGGGTTGTTAGCTGGAGCTAATGCGCCTCAAGAAGCACTGAATGATTTGAAGCTTTTCTATCTCCCATTGGCCTCCTACGAGAACGCACAATTTATCAATTGGTCGACACGCAAGTGGGCGAAGGGCTCGATGGCCTATTATAAGCCTTCTCAGTACATGAAGCTTAAGGGTATTGCGGCCGAGACTGAGTACGATGGGTATTTACAGTTCGCCGGAGAACACACAAGCTTGCGGTATGCAGGTACCCTAGAAGGTGCTATCAGCTCAGGTTTAAGAGCCGCTCGGCAAGTAAAAGTATAA